From Plasmodium falciparum 3D7 genome assembly, chromosome: 9, one genomic window encodes:
- a CDS encoding glutamine-dependent NAD(+) synthetase, putative encodes MMNNIGLSCSSIWSVPLDYENNKLKIVESIKKCKKLNCGIRIGGELELCGVNCKSSFKEIVDLQENCWYYLSEILKEKYDEKENLTDNILCFVSMPVYFHKKMYNCELAIYNNEIIFISPKENINKNDEKDYFASYEKNSFIEEKENNIKFNHSDVKIFHNNFEKYVLPQCIQNITNQKETYFGNAILEINGLVIAHIFLDDLIKVESNLLFENSNDILCESLNKENEVFKRGELLFQKDHKKLENNNKKINLNSVDILLVNGYVINELQLFNRYFIELMNLSKLYPNMTLCFSNNSGCDNNFFKFDGFSFICKNNKVLTKNARFTFSDIQVASVNVTYVINKEKLSLLQKEKIDTPYNDNMKKGNKNNDLSLLKIVSLNNIDMLNGNCNNNHMSVEGIFSFNNDLNISIKNSDENILNHLPAHFNWKLYGQENKNLFEIFKNHHQHNNVYEYSYEFNGNKYVLHNIYEELSFNCALFLWYILCLTNAKGFVLAISGGIDSSFVACMVYILSIMIEITLKENPDLLDNNFCSLELNEKLFIKKVKNLLIDQACRKDICNKLLNTISFPSKNSSENTKCYSEQLSKDINSYHTTYSIEHLYEFLKSAGEEFLGEDMKFESQGGSTYQDVCLQNIQSRSRMLLTYFFSTLICHKRYFKKKLFNEFLIALATGNLDESITGYYTKYDCSSADINIVGNVSKLLIKETMCHIANDPFYKLQIINKINQYHPSAELKPLDNKQTDESELNLKYIEIKLLTILKNNFFLGPSSMYYYLSNYFWTNMPKTEILNKIKIFFTRMLKNTHKLFILPPSIISESCGLHTPNFLHYANIDFDALKKKLNL; translated from the coding sequence ATGATGAATAATATCGGATTAAGTTGCTCGTCCATTTGGTCAGTTCCTTTGGACtacgaaaataataaattgaaaATTGTTGAAAGCATAAAGAAGTGTAAGAAGTTAAATTGTGGAATTAGAATAGGAGGTGAATTAGAGTTATGTGGTGTTAACTGTAAAAGTAGCTTTAAAGAGATTGTAGATCTTCAAGAGAATTGCTGGTATTATTTGAGTGAAATATTAAAGGAGAAATATGATGAGAAAGAAAATTTAACggataatattttatgttttgttAGTATGCCTGTATATTTccataaaaaaatgtataattgTGAATTagctatatataataatgaaataatttttatctcACCAAAagagaatataaataaaaatgatgaaaaggaTTATTTTGCttcatatgaaaaaaatagttTTAttgaagaaaaggaaaataatataaaatttaatcaTTCTGATGtgaaaatatttcataacaactttgaaaaatatgttttGCCACAATGTATTCAGAATATTACAAATCAGAAGGAAACTTATTTTGGAAATGCAATTCTAGAAATAAATGGTTTAGTAATAgctcatatatttttagatGATTTAATTAAAGTAGAgagtaatttattatttgagAATAGTAATGATATATTGTGTGAatcattaaataaagaaaatgaagtaTTTAAAAGAGgagaattattatttcaaaaggatcataaaaaattagaaaacaataataagaaaattaaTTTGAACTCagttgatatattattagtaaATGGTTATGTTATAAATGAGTTACAATTATTTAATAGATATTTTATTGAATTAATGAATTTATCTAAACTTTATCCTAATATGACATTATGTTTTAGTAATAATAGTGGTTGTGataacaatttttttaagTTCGATggcttttcttttatttgtaaaaataataaagtgtTGACGAAAAATGCACGCTTTACTTTTTCAGATATACAAGTAGCATCTGTTAATGTAacatatgttataaataaagaGAAATTATCTTTACTTCAAAAGGAGAAGATTGATACTccatataatgataatatgaagaagggaaataagaataatgatTTGTCTTTATTAAAAATCGTATCccttaataatatagatatgtTAAATGGAAATTGTAACAATAATCATATGTCTGTTGAAggtattttttcatttaataatgatTTGAATATATCCATTAAAAATtctgatgaaaatatattaaatcatcTTCCTGCACATTTTAACTGGAAATTGTATGGACAAGAGAATAAAAACCTTTTcgaaatttttaaaaatcatCATCAACATAATAATGTGTATGAATATTCATATGAATTTAAtggaaataaatatgtattacataatatatatgaagaattaaGTTTTAATTgtgctttatttttatggtaCATTTTATGCTTAACAAATGCTAAAGGGTTTGTACTAGCTATTTCAGGTGGTATTGATTCATCCTTTGTTGCATGCatggtatatattttatctataATGATTGAAATAACATTAAAAGAGAATCCAGATTTATtggataataatttttgttcCTTAGAATTAAATgagaaattatttataaaaaaggttaagaatttattaattGATCAAGCATGCAGAAAggatatatgtaataaattattaaataccATATCATTTCCATCAAAAAATAGTAGTGAAAATACTAAATGTTATTCTGAACAATTAAGTAAAGATATTAATTCTTATCATACTACTTATAGTATAGAacatttatatgaatttttaaaaagtgcTGGTGAAGAATTTTTAGGTGAAGATATGAAATTTGAAAGTCAAGGAGGAAGTACATATCAAGATGTATGCTTACAAAATATTCAATCACGATCAAGAATGttattaacatatttttttagtaCATTAATATGTCATaaaagatattttaaaaaaaaattatttaatgaatttTTAATTGCATTAGCTACAGGAAATTTAGATGAATCAATTACAGGATATTATACTAAATATGATTGTTCTTCTGCAGATATTAATATAGTTGGAAATGTTagtaaattattaattaaagaAACTATGTGTCATATAGCTAATGATCCTTTTTATAAGTtacaaattattaataaaattaaccAATACCATCCATCAGCTGAATTAAAACCTTTAGATAATAAACAAACAGATGAAAGcgaattaaatttaaaatatatagaaatcaAATTGTTaactattttaaaaaataattttttccttGGACCATCTTCTATGTATTATTACTTATCTAATTATTTCTGGACAAACATGCCCAAAACTGAAATTcttaacaaaattaaaatattctttaCAAGAATGTTGAAAAACACACACAAGCTTTTTATATTACCACCTTCTATAATTAGTGAATCATGTGGTTTACACACTCCCAACTTTCTTCATTATGCCAATATTGATTTTGACGCtttgaagaaaaaattgaACTTATGA
- a CDS encoding replication termination factor, putative produces the protein MGGDGGSLPQRVDLVRMKNKKLRENTGSLGYEKNTLVNVNQNKYNKKELREYHFNRCVISEELLKEPFFCCRLGYLYNKEHAFQLLLVKKQNKKKRKKDTFEKFAHVDSLKDLVLCKNKLNEEGKLICLISKEIINSTSGGICLFSCGCVFSKKVFNRVNISEDKMCITCNKQYKESDIIEIGVEDVALLEEKQKSIIKKRKLEKKKKDSFLQAKKEMKNNDAVK, from the exons atGGGGGGAGATGGAGGGAGTTTGCCTCAAAGAGTTGACTTAGTTCgtatgaaaaacaaaaagttAAGAGAAAACACAGGAAGTTTAggttatgaaaaaaatacactTGTTAATgtaaatcaaaataaatataacaagaAGGAGTTACGGGAATACCATTTTAACCGTTGTGTTATATCTGAg gaattattaaaagaaccATTTTTTTGTTGTCGCCTTGGTTACTTGTATAATAAAGAGCATGCTTTTCAGTTATTGCTtgttaaaaaacaaaacaaaaagaaaagaaaaaaagatacCTTTGAAAAGTTTGCTCACGTTGATTCTTTAAAGGATTTAGTTCTTtgcaaaaataaattaaatgaagaagGGAAATTGATTTGTTTAATTTccaaagaaattataaattctACATCAGGAggaatttgtttattttcttGTGGTTGCGTATTTTCAAAGAAGGTGTTTAATCGAGTCAATATTTCAGAG gATAAAATGTGCATAACATGTAATAAGCAATACAAAGAAAGTGATATTATCGAAATAGGTGTGGAAGACGTAGCATTATtggaagaaaaacaaaagagtataattaaaaaaagaaaacttgaaaaaaaaaaaaaagattcatTTTTACAAGCAAAAAAGGAGATGAAGAATAATGACGCTGTTAAATAG
- a CDS encoding HSP90 co-chaperone p23, with translation MGEIYNKRHKYMNNGVLIYEWEQSIDEINIYIDMNSKLVNKNDLNIEIKSKRITIGLKNTKNFLEGELFSIIDEDCSYWFIEDNNLHILLTKVKKGESWNSVFKGHKNLNPVDEDNTKKQILLERFQQEYPNFDFSSASFNGQVPDARTFMGGLKY, from the exons atgGGTGAAATATACAACAAAAGACATAAATACATGAACAATg gtgttttaatatatgaatggGAACAAAGTATAGACgagataaatatttatattgatatGAATTCAAAACTTGTTAATAAAAACGATTTAAACAttgaaataaaaagtaaaagaaTAACCATAGGATTAAAAAACACGAAAAACTTTTTAGAAGGAGAATTATTTAGTATTATTGATGAAGATTGTTCTTACTGGTTTAttgaagataataatttacatattttattaaccAAAGTAAAAAAAGGTGAAAGCTGGAATAGTGTCTTTAAAGGACATAAAAATCTAAATCCTGTTGATGaagataatacaaaaaaacaaattctATTAGAAAGATTTCAACAAGAATATCCTAATTTCGATTTTTCTTCTGCATCCTTTAATGGCCAAGTTCCTGACGCAAGAACATTTATGGGAGGacttaaatattaa